One window of the Dryobates pubescens isolate bDryPub1 chromosome 13, bDryPub1.pri, whole genome shotgun sequence genome contains the following:
- the LOC104301964 gene encoding arylacetamide deacetylase, which produces MGAKLRLLCLTSALLAYWIYLPMPEDYEEPWKTMLLLAPFRAAAQLATIAEQLGLMHYMDVVKAGMSIEHVAARSDENITVTDAQLSGVPVRIFVPRKEPGGLRRAVIYFHGGGWCLGDAGLKSYDYLARTTAHRLNAVVVSVNYRLAPQHHFPAQFEDAYSVTKFFLQSKVLSQYGVDPARVCVAGDSAGGNLAAAVTQQLMEDPEAKTKLKLQALIYPALQALDLNTPSYQENQDDPLLSRSLMVRFWSEYFTPDASLRDAMASNRHVPASSGHLLQLLNWSSLLPAEMRKGYPYPTPTFGSPRLARLYPGFLEARAAPLLAGDAQLRRLPLTYLLTCGHDVLRDDGLLYAARLRAAGVPLAHHHFPEAFHGAMMFVSSLGELAVGHRLLNSYTEWLDENL; this is translated from the exons ATGGGAGCCAAGCTGCGGCTGCTCTGCCTCACCTCTGCGCTCCTCGCCTACTGGATCTACCTCCCCATGCCCGAGGACTACGAGGAGCCCTGGAAGACGATGCTGCTCTTGGCTCCCTTCAGGGCTGCTGCGCAGCTG GCTACCATTGCTGAGCAGTTGGGTCTGATGCACTACATGGACGTGGTGAAGGCTGGCATGAGCATCGAGCACGTGGCAGCCAGGTCGGACGAGAACATCACCGTGACGGACGCCCAGCTCAGCGGCGTCCCTGTCCGGATCTTCGTGCCCAGGAAGGAGCCTGGGGGGCTGAGGAGGGCAGTGATCTATTTCCATGGAGGAGGATGGTGCTTAGGAGATGCAG GCTTGAAATCCTACGATTACCTGGCGAGGACAACTGCACACAGGCTGAATGCTGTGGTGGTGTCAGTCAA CTACAGGCTGGCACCCCAGCACCATTTCCCTGCTCAGTTCGAGGATGCATACTCGGTGACCAAGTTCTTCCTGCAGAGCAAGGTCCTCTCCCAGTACGGGGTGGACCCAGCTCGAGTCTGCGTGGCAGGAGACAGCGCTGGTGGCAACTTGGCTGCAGCTGTGACACAGCAG ctgaTGGAGGACCCTGAGGCCAAAACCAAGCTGAAACTCCAAGCCTTGATttaccctgctctgcaagcccTGGACTTGAACACCCCTTCTTATCAAGAGAACCAGGACGACCCCCTGCTGTCCAGGTCCCTCATGGTCAGGTTCTGGAGCGAGTACTTCACCCCCGACGCATCCCTGCGGGACGCCATGGCCTCCAACCGGCACGTCCCGGCCAGCTCCGgccacctgctgcagctgctcaactggagcagcctgctgccagccgaGATGAGGAAGGGTTACCCTTACCCCACGCCCACCTttggcagccccaggctggcccGGCTGTACCCCGGCTTCCTGGAGGCGCGGGCGGCGCCGCTGCTGGCGGGCGATGCCCAGCTGCGCCGGCTGCCCCTCACCTACCTGCTGACCTGCGGGCACGACGTGCTGCGCGACGACGGGCTGCTCTACGCCGCCCGCCTGCGGGCGGCAGGGGTGCCCCTCGCCCACCACCACTTCCCAGAGGCCTTCCACGGGGCCATGATGTTCGTCTccagcctgggggagctggcGGTGGGTCACAGGCTGCTGAACAGCTACACGGAGTGGCTGGATGAGAACTTGTGA